The Polaribacter sp. Q13 sequence ACCCAGGATAATACACGGTATCAATATCTAAATTACTTTCTAAAAATTCTGCCATTTTTTGCGCATTTTTAGTTTGTTCTTTTACACGTAAATTCAAAGTTTTTAAACTTCTTTCTAACAACCAAACGGTTTGATCGCTCAAATTTCCTCCAAAATTAATCGCTGTTTTCCAAATTTGCTCAATATGTTCTTTAGTTGCTGCAATGGCACCTGCAGAAATATCTGAATGTCCTCCCATATATTTAGTGGCAGAATGCAACATAATATCAATTCCGAAATCTATAGGATTCTGATTAATAGGCGATGCAAACGTATTGTCTATCATGGTTAAAATTCCGTTTTCTTTAGCTAATGTAGCAATTGCTTTCATATCCGTAATACCTAATAACGGATTAGAAGGTGTTTCTATATATAAAACCTTCGTATTTTCTTTGATTAAAGGTTTAAAATCTGCTACTTTATCAGATTCTGTAAATGAATATTCTATTCCATATTTATCAAATTCTGATACAATAAAATTATAGGTTCCGCCATAAATTACTTGCTGCACAACTACATGATCTCCTTTTTGTAAAAAAGCAAATAACGCGGCAGAAATAGCTGCCATGCCAGAACCAAAAATTAAAGCATCTTCCGTTTTCTCTAAAGCTGCAATCTTCTTGTGCAACATTTCTTGATTCGGTGTATTAAAATAACGCGGATATCGTTTCACATCAACGCCATCAAAAGCATAAGAAGTTGAAGGATAAATAGGAGAAACCGCTCCTTTATATTGTTCGTCTTTAACTTCGCCAACATGAACGCAGGTAGTATTTATTCCAAATTTCTTCGATTCTTTCATTTCTTTCGTTTTATGCTTGCTAATTTAATAAATCCTAGTACAATCCACTAAAAAAATTAATATCTTCGTTTTATGATATCAATACTACTTGTTGGAAATGGAAATGTTGCCACGCATTTATATACTGCTTTTTCAAAAGCTGATAGTATTGCAATTACACAAATTAGTTCTAGAAATTTAGAAAAAATTCCAAGTGCAGATCTTACAATTATTGCTGTTTCAGATGATGCAATTGCTGAAGTTTCTTCTAAAATTAACAACAAGTTTGTGGTTCACACCTCCGGTGGATGTGCTATTAGCGAGTTAAAAAACAAAAACAACAAAGGAGTTTTTTACATGTTACAAACTTTTTCAAAGGGAAAAGACGTCAATTTTAATGAAGTTCCTTTTTGCTTAGAAGCTACCACTAAAAAAGACCAACAATTACTTAGTGAAGTTGCAAAAGCAATAGGGCAAAAAATTTATACTATAAATTCTGAACAAAGAAAAGCATTGCATGTTGCAGCCGTCTTTGTAAACAACTTTACCAACCACCTTTATAAAATTGGGAACGATATTTGTATAGAACATAAAGTACCTTTTGAAGTTTTATTACCTTTAATTAAAGAAACTGCTTCTAAAATAGCATCTTTATCCCCAGAAAAAGCACAAACAGGACCTGCGGTAAGAAAAGATAAAAAAACAATAAAAAATCATTTAGATTTGCTGGATACAAATCAACAAGAAATCTATCAACTTTTAACTAAATCAATTCAAAATTCGGTTGATTAAATTTATTTTAAACAAACAATACCACTTCTAACAACGTGTAGAAGTTTTAGAAAATATAAATATGGAAATTAGTTACAAACAATTATTACCACAAATAAATACCTTAATTTTTGATGTAGATGGTGTACTTACCAACGGAATGGTTACGATTATGCCTGACGGAGAATTAGTAAGACACATGAATATTAAAGATGGATACGCTTTAAAAACTGCCGTTGATAAAGGTTTAAATGTTTGTATTATTTCTGGAGGAAAAAACGAAGGAGTAAGAACACGTTTGGCTAACTTAGGAATAAAAGACATCTATTTAGGCGCTCATGATAAAATTAAACAATACAACGAATTGGTAGAGAAATACAATTTAAAGCCCGAAAATGTGTTGTATATGGGAGATGACATTCCAGATTACCCTGTAATGAAATTAGTAGGAATGCCTTGTTGCCCAAATGATGCAGCACCAGAAATACAAGGTGTCTCTAAATATATTTCTTATAAAAAAGGTGGCGAAGGCTGCGTAAGAGATGTAATTGAACAAATATTACGTGTTCAAGGAAAATGGAAAAATAACTTTAGTGCTAAATATGATTAAATGTTTATTCACTTCATTTGAAATTATATTTTAAAAACCAATTAAATAATTAAGACCTCTCTTATCGATGTCTTTATAAATCAAAAAAAAAACATGAAAAAATCACTTTTTACATTCGCACTTTTAATACTTGCAGTAACAGTAAATGCACAATCAATTTTAGGAAATTGGAAAACAGTAGATGATGAAACTGGCGAAACTAAATCGATAGTGAACCTATATGAAGAAAACGGTAAAGTTTACGGTAAAGTTGTTAAAGTACTTAATAAAGATCGTCAAGATGCTGTTTGTGATAAATGTGAGGGAGATAAGAAAGATAAGCTTATCTTAGGTATGATAATTATTGAAGGCATGAAAAAGAAAGGTGATGAATATAAAGGAGGTACAATTTTAGACCCTCAAAAAGGAAAAGAATATGGCTGTAAAATTTGGTTAGATGAAGACAACGCTAACAAGTTGAACGTACGAGGTTATATTGCCTTTTTATTTCGCACACAAAACTGGTATCGTGCAGTTGAATAGTTTTTCAATCTAATATAAATATTGCATTTAGTAAAAGCACAAACTAAAAGTACTTAGTTATATACATGTTACTTTAGTAAAAAAATAAGAAATCACTATGGAGAATATCCATTTTACAATTGAAAATAAAAGTCTTTCTTCTAAAAGTTCTTTGGTAGAAAACATTTTAAAAGGAATACATAGTTTCCCTAATTTAAAAAACAAAAAAGGACTTTTATTTTCAAATTCTATTTTAGATAGATTTATAGACGAAGAAGCAAAACACAACACACAAACCTTAACAAGCAAAGAAAATAGAAGTATTAGAACCTTGTCTAGTGGAGAGCAAAAAAAGGCTTTGCTCAACTATTTACTGCAACAAAAACCAGATTTTTTAATTTTAGACAGTCCGTTTGAAAGCTTAGATATAGCTTCTGTTTCTAATTTAAAAGAAGATCTTATTGCGTTATCCTCAGAAATTATTTTAATTCAGCTTTTTAATAGAAAAGAAGAAATTTTGCCAATAATAACACATGTTTTAGAAATTGAAAATGATGAGATTATTGAGAATGTTCCTATAGAAAAATATACTTTTAAAGAAACTAACTTTAATTTTAAAGGCGAAGTTCCTAAACCGATTACATTCTACAAAAATATACCAAACCAACTTATAACCTTACAAAATGTAAATGTTGAATATGATGATAGATGTATTTTAAACAACATTAATTGGACGATCAATAAAAATGAATTTTGGCATTTAATTGGTCCTAATGGTTCTGGAAAAACTACTATTTTATCCATGATTTACGGGAATAATGTAAAAGCTTTTAGACAAGAAGTCTATTTGTTTGGTAAGAAAAAAGGATCTGGAGAAAGTGTTTGGGAAATAAAAGAGAAAATAGGGTATTTTAGTCCTGCTATTTTAGAATTATTTAAACGAAGAATTACGGTTGCACAAATGGTGGTTTCAGGTTTTTATGATAGCGTAGGCTTATACCAAACTCCAACTACCCTTCAAATTAAAACAGCAGATGATTGGCTTGAATTATTAAATTTAAAAAGCAAAAGTAACACTTCTTTTCAAGACCTAACTGCCGCAACTCAAAGGTTGGTTTTAATAGCAAGAGCTATGATAAAGCATCCGCCATTATTAATTTTAGATGAACCCCTCATTAATTTAGACAACCAAGGAACTGCAATTGTGGTTGCTTTAATTAATAAAATTGTAAAAGAAAGCGACACCACTATCCTTTTTGTTTCTCACAGAGAAGTAGAAAACTTAAATCCTAATTTTATTTATGAACTAACACCTACAGAAAAAGGTTCACTTGGAAACATCAAGCACTAAAAATAAGGATTTAAACAAAACTTAAACCTATGAAACTTGAAATACTAATTTTTTTCTTCTAACATCGGCACAAAAGCAAAATCTCCTAATTCATGTTTCTCGAACTCTGTGGGAGATTTCCTAATAAACAACGTCATTATTTGTGTTTTATCTCCAACCGGAATCAACAACCTACCTCCTACTTTTAATTGAGATAACAACGGTTTAGGTACAAAAGGAGCTCCAGCGGTTACGATAATTTTATCGAAAGGTGCCTGTTCTTTTAATCCTATATATCCATCTCCAAAAATAAATCTTTTGGGTTTATACCCCAGTTTAGGTAAAAAAAGAGAGGTTTTTTTAAACAACTCTCGTTGTCTTTCTATCGAGTACACTTCTGCCTTTAATTCTAATAAAACAGCCGTTTGATACCCAGAACCTGTGCCAATTTCTAATACTTTATCACCAGGCTT is a genomic window containing:
- a CDS encoding PLP-dependent aspartate aminotransferase family protein; amino-acid sequence: MKESKKFGINTTCVHVGEVKDEQYKGAVSPIYPSTSYAFDGVDVKRYPRYFNTPNQEMLHKKIAALEKTEDALIFGSGMAAISAALFAFLQKGDHVVVQQVIYGGTYNFIVSEFDKYGIEYSFTESDKVADFKPLIKENTKVLYIETPSNPLLGITDMKAIATLAKENGILTMIDNTFASPINQNPIDFGIDIMLHSATKYMGGHSDISAGAIAATKEHIEQIWKTAINFGGNLSDQTVWLLERSLKTLNLRVKEQTKNAQKMAEFLESNLDIDTVYYPGLKSHPQYALAKKQMKGFGAMLSFELSKGIDAMKFQNHLQLIKPAMSLAGLESTTVSPAQTTHALLSEEERLARGIKDGLIRFSVGIEESEDLIEDILQAIKKAKS
- a CDS encoding Rossmann-like and DUF2520 domain-containing protein → MISILLVGNGNVATHLYTAFSKADSIAITQISSRNLEKIPSADLTIIAVSDDAIAEVSSKINNKFVVHTSGGCAISELKNKNNKGVFYMLQTFSKGKDVNFNEVPFCLEATTKKDQQLLSEVAKAIGQKIYTINSEQRKALHVAAVFVNNFTNHLYKIGNDICIEHKVPFEVLLPLIKETASKIASLSPEKAQTGPAVRKDKKTIKNHLDLLDTNQQEIYQLLTKSIQNSVD
- a CDS encoding HAD family hydrolase, which produces MEISYKQLLPQINTLIFDVDGVLTNGMVTIMPDGELVRHMNIKDGYALKTAVDKGLNVCIISGGKNEGVRTRLANLGIKDIYLGAHDKIKQYNELVEKYNLKPENVLYMGDDIPDYPVMKLVGMPCCPNDAAPEIQGVSKYISYKKGGEGCVRDVIEQILRVQGKWKNNFSAKYD
- a CDS encoding protein-L-isoaspartate(D-aspartate) O-methyltransferase codes for the protein MKDTSKHQGLRNQLAKVLKAKGIIDENVLNAVRRIPRHLFIDSSFESHAYQDKAFPIAADQTISMPYTVAFQSQTLEVKPGDKVLEIGTGSGYQTAVLLELKAEVYSIERQRELFKKTSLFLPKLGYKPKRFIFGDGYIGLKEQAPFDKIIVTAGAPFVPKPLLSQLKVGGRLLIPVGDKTQIMTLFIRKSPTEFEKHELGDFAFVPMLEEKN
- a CDS encoding ATP-binding cassette domain-containing protein, with protein sequence MENIHFTIENKSLSSKSSLVENILKGIHSFPNLKNKKGLLFSNSILDRFIDEEAKHNTQTLTSKENRSIRTLSSGEQKKALLNYLLQQKPDFLILDSPFESLDIASVSNLKEDLIALSSEIILIQLFNRKEEILPIITHVLEIENDEIIENVPIEKYTFKETNFNFKGEVPKPITFYKNIPNQLITLQNVNVEYDDRCILNNINWTINKNEFWHLIGPNGSGKTTILSMIYGNNVKAFRQEVYLFGKKKGSGESVWEIKEKIGYFSPAILELFKRRITVAQMVVSGFYDSVGLYQTPTTLQIKTADDWLELLNLKSKSNTSFQDLTAATQRLVLIARAMIKHPPLLILDEPLINLDNQGTAIVVALINKIVKESDTTILFVSHREVENLNPNFIYELTPTEKGSLGNIKH
- a CDS encoding DUF2147 domain-containing protein, with the protein product MKKSLFTFALLILAVTVNAQSILGNWKTVDDETGETKSIVNLYEENGKVYGKVVKVLNKDRQDAVCDKCEGDKKDKLILGMIIIEGMKKKGDEYKGGTILDPQKGKEYGCKIWLDEDNANKLNVRGYIAFLFRTQNWYRAVE